One stretch of Archocentrus centrarchus isolate MPI-CPG fArcCen1 chromosome 5, fArcCen1, whole genome shotgun sequence DNA includes these proteins:
- the LOC115780838 gene encoding potassium voltage-gated channel subfamily A member 2, whose product MTVATADPSDEAAAHPGHPQDYDPEADHECCERVVINISGLRFETQLKTLSQFPETLLGDPKKRMRYFDPLRNEYFFDRNRPSFDAILYYYQSGGRLRRPVNVTVDIFSEEIRFYELGEEAIEMFREDEGFIKEEERPLPDNEFQRQVWLLFEYPESSGPARIIAIISVMVILISIVSFCLETLPIFRNDEEEMHKSQAEVFSPETNTTIISYTATYFTDPFFILETLCIIWFSFEFLVRFFACPSKAGFFGNIMNIIDIVAIIPYFITLGTELADRPEDGQAGQQAMSLAILRVIRLVRVFRIFKLSRHSKGLQILGQTLKASMRELGLLIFFLFIGVILFSSAVYFAEADEPESQFESIPDAFWWAVVSMTTVGYGDMVPTTIGGKIVGSLCAIAGVLTIALPVPVIVSNFNYFYHRETEGEEQAQYLQVNVPKADSAEELKKSRSGSTISKSDYMEIQEAVNNSNEDFQEENLKTANCTLANTNYVNITKMLTDV is encoded by the coding sequence ATGACTGTTGCCACAGCCGACCCCTCTGATGAGGCGGCGGCACACCCGGGGCACCCGCAGGACTACGACCCAGAGGCTGACCATGAGTGTTGCGAGAGGGTGGTCATCAACATCTCAGGGCTGCGCTTTGAGACACAACTTAAAACTCTCTCCCAATTTCCAGAGACTCTGCTGGGGGACCCCAAAAAGAGGATGCGGTACTTTGACCCACTAAGGAATGAGTACTTTTTTGACAGAAACCGACCCAGCTTTGACGCCATATTGTATTATTACCAATCAGGAGGCCGACTAAGAAGGCCAGTCAATGTTACCGTAGATATTTTCTCAGAGGAGATCCGCTTTTATGAGCTGGGTGAGGAGGCAATTGAGATGTTCAGAGAAGATGAGGGTTTCATCAAGGAGGAGGAGCGGCCTCTTCCTGACAACGAGTTTCAGAGACAAGTATGGCTATTGTTTGAGTACCCAGAGAGCTCAGGTCCTGCAAGGATTATTGCCATAATCTCTGTCATGGTCATCCTCATATCTATAGTCAGCTTCTGCTTGGAAACGCTCCCCATTTTCCGTAATGATGAAGAGGAAATGCACAAGTCTCAAGCGGAAGTCTTTTCGCCTGAGACCAACACCACAATCATCAGCTATACAGCCACCTACTTCACTGACCCCTTCTTTATCCTGGAGACTCTTTGCATTATATGGTTCTCCTTTGAATTTCTAGTGCGCTTCTTTGCCTGCCCCAGCAAAGCAGGATTTTTTGGTAATATAATGAACATTATTGATATCGTTGCCATCATCCCTTACTTCATCACTCTTGGCACAGAGCTAGCAGACAGACCAGAGGATGGTCAAGCAGGTCAGCAAGCCATGTCTTTAGCCATTCTCAGGGTCATCCGCTTGGTGCGAGTCTTCAGAATATTTAAGCTTTCTCGTCACTCTAAGGGGCTTCAGATTTTGGGTCAGACCCTGAAAGCCAGCATGAGAGAGCTTGGcctcctcatttttttcctcttcatagGAGTCATCCTATTCTCAAGCGCTGTCTACTTTGCTGAAGCAGATGAGCCAGAGTCACAGTTTGAAAGCATCCCAGATGCATTTTGGTGGGCTGTGGTGTCAATGACAACAGTTGGCTACGGTGATATGGTCCCAACTACAATTGGTGGCAAGATTGTGGGCTCCCTCTGTGCCATTGCAGGTGTGCTGACCATTGCCTTGCCTGTGCCTGTCATCGTGTCCAATTTTAACTACTTCTATCACCGTGAGACTGAAGGTGAAGAACAGGCGCAGTATCTGCAGGTCAACGTGCCCAAAGCTGACTCAGCTGAGGAACTGAAAAAGAGCCGGAGTGGCTCCACCATCAGTAAATCGGACTACATGGAGATCCAGGAGGCTGTGAACAACAGCAACGAGGACTTTCAGGAGGAGAACCTTAAGACAGCCAACTGCACGCTGGCCAACACAAACTATGTAAACATCACCAAAATGCTCACAGATGTGTAG